TGCGCGGTCAGATTTTGCTTTCAAAGCGTATTTCCTACTGTAAAAAAATGACTTGTTTTTTATATACTGTCTTTTTTTATCTTTGCGAAAACAAAGCCAATTCAAACGGCACCTAAGCCAAAGAATGAGGATTCGACCGATGGACAACTATCCCTAGAATATATCAAAAAGAAAAATATTTTAAATAGGGTACTCTCAGGACCTACATTTCTTGACGCTACCCCAAGTATAAGATATAAATTTTGTTATTTATTAAATACCAATGGTTCATCTTTACGATAATTTTCATCGATAATTAATATTGGTTTTATCGTTTTCCCGCTATTAGAGTCTGCAGCTGCTTGATTAATGTCATTGAATTTATAAAACTTCACCAATTTATCAAATGGGAATTTTCCCTCTTTATAGTATTGAATTAGCTGCGGAATCGCAATTTGCGGAACTGCGTCACCCATTAAGACACCGATTAGCTTACGATTTTTAATTGCTAAATCTCTAAAAGTATTTAATTCCATTGAATCTTTTGATACGGCTACAGGTGCACTGACACCACCAATTGCCAGAACATCAATGGATGCCTTCATAACTGATGGGATACCTGTAGTATCGACCGAATAGTTAACTCCTGAGCCGCCTGTAATCTCTGCTACACGCTCCGCCAAATTCTCAGTTCTGCTATTTATTGTATGTGTTGCCCCAAGCTCTTTGGCTGTTTCTAATCGAGCGTCATGAATATCAATTGCGATTATCGTTGAACAACCTTCAATTTTTGCTGCCATGAGTGACCCAAGTCCAACTCCTCCTGTGCCAAATACAGCAATGGATGAAGAGGTTTTTGCTTGTAACCCATTCACTACAGTGCCAAATCCCGTTAACAAACCACATCCTAGAGGACCAACGAAACGCAAATCGACTTCTGGCTCAACTTTAATTAAGTTATTTACATTTGTAATTGTATATGTGGAAAAGGAGCTTTGTGAGAAAAAGCCCGACACCGGTGTCCCATCTGTTTTAAAAAAAGTATAACTTCCATCCGCACGGGCACCGCTCACATTTAGAGTTGTCCATTGATTACAGGATGAAGGATGACCTGTACGGCAACTCGGACAGGTACCACAGTAATTGTAAGCCATTATCACTTGATCACCCACATTAAAGCCTTTAACCGCGCTGCCAACTTTTTCAATTATACCAGCGCCTTCATGACCGATTACAGCAGGCAAAGGACAAACTGAACGACCATTACGTACTCCTTCATCTGATTGGCAAATGCCAGATGCAACCATTTTTACGATAACTTCATCAGGATAAAGTTCACCAAGTGTTAATTCCTCAAGCTGGTAATCTTCATTAGTACCATTGACAACTGCAGCAGTAATTTTCATCATAAATCCCCCTCATATATTTTTCTCTTATTTTTTCTTAATCATTACAACCTTTGTATTCGTATACTCCGCAAGTCCATCTCGGGAATGCTCAACACCTATTCCAGATTGTTTGTGTCC
This Pueribacillus theae DNA region includes the following protein-coding sequences:
- a CDS encoding NAD(P)-dependent alcohol dehydrogenase is translated as MKITAAVVNGTNEDYQLEELTLGELYPDEVIVKMVASGICQSDEGVRNGRSVCPLPAVIGHEGAGIIEKVGSAVKGFNVGDQVIMAYNYCGTCPSCRTGHPSSCNQWTTLNVSGARADGSYTFFKTDGTPVSGFFSQSSFSTYTITNVNNLIKVEPEVDLRFVGPLGCGLLTGFGTVVNGLQAKTSSSIAVFGTGGVGLGSLMAAKIEGCSTIIAIDIHDARLETAKELGATHTINSRTENLAERVAEITGGSGVNYSVDTTGIPSVMKASIDVLAIGGVSAPVAVSKDSMELNTFRDLAIKNRKLIGVLMGDAVPQIAIPQLIQYYKEGKFPFDKLVKFYKFNDINQAAADSNSGKTIKPILIIDENYRKDEPLVFNK